GGAGCTAGTGATGCTGGATCAACAAACGTGAACATCTTGACAACGAAGCGCTTGTAGTGGGTTGGGAACTGAAGACCAGAGGCTCCAGTCACAGGAACCAGTGCGGTCAGGTAACGGTCATCATAGTAAGGGCATCTGAAGAGGAAAGAGGCAGTTAGAGAGTTCCTCACAGCAGACTAGCTGGATAAAGACTGGCTGTAGACTCACCCATCAATCAGAAGATCCCACTGGGGTAGACTGAGTGGACTGGGGGTTGATGTCGCCCAACAACGTCCCAGCATCAGGACAAGGTTGGGGTCAGTCCTCTCCAGAATGCGCACCTCAACATACACAGGCTCTCGCAGGACTTTCGTGACGGGATAATCAGCAGCACCGTAGTAGGACGTGTAGGCCTCATCCCCTGAGGAACAACACTGGGGTTTAACCACAGTCTACTGCAACCTGGACTTTAAGACTGAAGACAAGTCTTACCTTCTGCGCAACCTTTGGTGACACATTGGCCATTGGCCAGTCTAAGCTCCACTCTGAGAGGTCCAGGAGCAGCTACTGGTGGAGGTGCAGGAACACTGTTGACCTCCACAACCAGAGCTTCCACAGCAGTACCGGAGTACCTACACTGGAAGAGAAGCCTGGACAACAAACGGTCAACTTGTAGAGTTTGTCAGAGATGGTACTTAAGATAAAGGGTATGAGTCACCTACTCAAAATGGCTGTCTCTCGTGATGGAACCAAACGGACCAACGCCTACTTCATACGAGGAGGTCATTCTGTTTTCATACACCACATATCCACTGTCCTCCTGCAAATATGAACACTGTTGGCATCCAGTCCATCATAAGCCATGCAGAATAAAGCCAGAAGCATCTCCTCACCATCATGCTCGTGCCACATGCGGTGACAGGGAACTGGTATATAGCAAAGAAAGGTGTAGAGTCCACAGGAGCGCAAGGCGGTTCACTTCCACCCACTAGACGGACCGAATCCAGACTCAGTCGAGGCAGCGTAACATCTCTAGCCACCACTACCACAAACTGACCATCTCTAATACACTGGACAGTCACTGGAATGACATACAAGAGTAGATTAATGTTGGTAACAAACATTAACAATTTTAACAGATGACATTCAAAACTCTTACCTGCTTTCCCATAGTAACACTGTTGTCCATTAAAGCAGCAGTTGATAGCCTCACACTCAGCACCACTGATACCAGGTTGTCCACATTGGATCTGCTCATAATCAGCTACAGCACATTTGTCAACAGGCTCGGCCTTCACTGGCTGCTGAAGCTGAAACTTCTGAGGAACCTGCTGAGCAGATTGTTGTTGAGCTGACTGTTGAAACCGATGGTCAGATGGCTGGAGCATCAGAGCTTGAGGATTCTGAGGCAGATTACCCCACTGCGGAACAGCATGACAGAATGCACAAAGTGCCAAAATCTGAACCACACTCCAAACTCCAGACATTGTTCAACAGCTAGTCACAATGTGGAAATGCTGGCCTGCAGTCTTTTTGTACTCTTCAGATTTCAGCTAATTAATGATAGCTCCTCCCTCTTCATCAACAGTGATGATTCTCCAGACTTGCATGAGAGGGGGCTTTTGCCTCTCAGTGATTCTCATTGGTTCCTAACATTCAGCTTTCcttggttttctccacacattaAACACACATTAATTTGTTTCGGTAAATTTATGAGGTATATCATTTTCTAAATATTGGGTTATACTGAAGGATACTGACCTTGTAATATATGCAGAATATTAAAAGCACTTACTTTATAATATGAATGACTATTTTAATTATAATGTAAATTAAGAATACAGTGGCTATCCAGTATTGCTTAAGGTGCAATGTATTCCTAAGTATGCCAATCAAACTTACTCTTGAGCCAGCCTGAACAAACAGTCTTAGTGCTTTGACAACTCCAAGATGTGTTTCATAGAATGAAACAATCCAGAATGGTCAAAATGTTGACCAGGTTGAAGGATAAAACCAATGCTAAGTTCAAAATGGCAAATGGCAGAAATTAAGCTCAAGTTCGTTTATATAATGTGTCTTGTCAGAGGAGGATGAGCACCTTCAAGATTGTCCCTTCTTATTGATCAAAACAtgctaaaaaattattttacttgcAAACCTCATCTCCAGTGGAAATGAATGCTTAtaccaggagttctcaactctggacTGCCCAATCCATTTTCCTGTAGAGTTTActtccaaccttgatcaaactcacctgcctgtaactgtCCAGTGATCCTAAAAACTTGACTTAACTTgttcagatgtgtttgattagggtcgaAGCTGAACTcggcaggaaaatggatcttgcaggccagagttgagaacccctggtttatacaaataaaaatttgATTTTCCAATCACAGCACTCTACAGACAGCATTCATTTTCTCTAAGATAAGCTTGAGTTGGTTACCAAAGAACTAACATGTACAGATTAAGATGGGAAACATCTCCAATGGGGTGGGAGAACACAAATGCACACTCAAGAGCTCATAAGGACTGTTTCTTCACGCTCACATATCTACAAGGCCCTCAGATAGCCAAGGTGGTTTATACCATTTAAGAGCATGAAACTGAAGAGCACAAGTCTACTAAACAACTACAGGGACTAGCTTAAGAGTCCTACTTTCAGACTTGGGCTAAAGCACATTGATACATTCAAGTTCAACACCTTTTGGAACAAATTTGACCAGCAGTATAAGATTTACATCTTTCCTTACTCTAGTAGACAGCTGGAGCTGCATGACTGAGAAACCTCTTCCAATGGAGGAGTCACAAATGGCCAAAAGTGACAACCTAGATTAGACTTGAGCATGATGGTATAGTATGTAATGGGCCAAGTTGCAGTAAGCGTTTGTTTGATtccatatacaggtccttctcaaaaaattagcatattgtgattaagttcattattttctgtaatgtactgataaacattagactttcatatattttagattcacacacaactgaagtagttcaagccttttattgttttaatattgatgattttggcatacagctcatgaaaacccaaaattcctatctcataaaattagcatatttcatccgaccaataaaaaaaaaaaaagtgtttttaatacaaaaaaaaagtaaaccttcaaataattatgttcagttatgcactcaatacttggtcgggaatcctttgcagaaatgactgcttcaatgcggcgtggcatggaggcaatcagcctgtggcactgctgaggtgttatggaggcccaggatgcttcgatagcggccttatgctcatccagagtgttgggtcttgcgtctctcaactttctcttcacaatatcccacagattctctatggggttcaggtcaggagagttggcaggccaattgagcacagtaataccatggtcagtaaaccatttaccagtggttttggcactgtgagcaggtgccaggtcgtgctgaaaaatgaaatcttcatctccataaagcttttcagcagatggaagcatgaagtgctccaaaatctcctgatagctagctgcattgaccctgcccttgataaaacacagtggaccaacaccagcagctgacacggcaccccagaccatcactgactgtgggtacttgacactggacttcaggcattttggcatttccctctccccagtcttcctccagactctggcaccttgatttcagaattgacatgcaaaatatgctttcatccgaaaaaagtactttggaccactgagcaacagtccagtgctgcttctctgtagcccaggtcaggcgcttctgccgctgtttctggttcaaaagtggcttgacctggggatgtttctactccagactcagtccactgcttccgcaggtcccccaaggtctggaatcggtccttctccacaatcttcctcagggtccggtcacctcttctcgttgtgcagcgttttctgccacactttttccttcccacagacttcccactgaggtgccttgatacagcactctgggaacagcctattcgttgagaaatttctttctgtgacttagcctcttgcttgagggtgtcaatgatggccttctggacagcagtcaggtcggcagtcttacccatgattgcggttttgcgtaatgaaccaggctgggagtttttaaaagcctcaggaatcttttgcaggtgtttagagttaattagttgattcagatgattaggttaatagctcgtttagagaaccttttcatgatatgctaattttttgagataggaattttgggttttcatgagctgtatgccaaaatcatcaatattacaacaataaaaggcttgaactacttcagttgtgtgtaatgaatctaaaatatatgaaagtctaatgtttatcagtacattacagaaaataatgaactttatcacaatatgctaattttttttgagaaggacctgtatatggaATCAAACAAAAGCTTTCTGCAACTTGGCCCATTACATACTATACCATCATGCTCCAGTCTAATCTAGGTTGTCACTTTTGGCCATTTGTGACTCCTCCATTGGAAGAGGTTTCTCAGTCATGCAGCTCCAGCTGTCTACTAGAGTAAGGAAAGATGTAAATCTTATACTGCTGGTCAAATTTGTTCCAAAAGCTGTTGAACTTGAATGTATCAATGTGCTTTAGCCCAAGTCTGGAAGTAGGACTCTTAAGCTAGTCCCTGTAGTTGTTTAGTAGACTTGTGCTCTTCAGTTTCATGCTCTTAAATGGTTAACTTCACCAAAAAAATAGGAGaacccaatttatttttagtaatgtgccgatcttgattcttcatggctgattctgattgcagatgttttacaagcaaatgggctgattctgaaagccttttttatatatttattttacgccttaagcaagggacaggaattattgaaaatatgagtacatgaacaagatgtttattttctctattataagtacagtcatttaaattagagacagtcaatgcatttttaaagaatctacagtataaataacaaaaaataaactacacagttctttcttagtcatcTAGGCAATAAATGCAGCCGTAATCAAAGTAGGTgtctctttcaatattcaaagtgcaaatagacagAATTTTCCCaccatgatacagagctatagacaacaatacaacttattatagcccgtatactgataacagcctagatatgttatgtagcctaatttgcatgCATTGGGTATTCATTctgtaaacgtggggtattaaaatttgcttttgaatgcacttgcgtgttttacttttggtttcattttaaggATCGCGCGAATCAGCGGCGCTCAgcatgcattctacaatacaagacattacaaaaccatttgaaagtgggaggacacaaacaggattttgaaaagccccaagtggaaattacgccccgcatgagctgaactctgccgctgagttatcatttgtgaatgtatgccgatttgtacagtataccgagacgccagaatgccgcagttcagcggagcgcagtgacatctctgctggacgtgacaaagttgcaaataattttaactttgaagccctacattgagcttttgaatgaccagcacctgtcTGGGTCTGTGCGACTTCACCTATGGTTTTCTTTTTCACACACAAGCCATGTCCCATTCCTtacgtcctttggctgtttacatttatttttctgctgatacccccccccccccacgcaATACTCGTGCGTCCCCCGctcactttgagaaccactgtgtTAAAGGAACCTTGGTTTAATAATGTGGCTCAAGAACTTAACTGGGAACAGTTACACAGTAGTAGACCGCAGAATTAAACAGAGACAATAGAACACCTTGGGATTTCATGCCGTTTATTAAAAATGCTAAAGTTACAGGACCAGAGTGACCTCTCCACTTGAAACAGTCTGCCCACTAGAGATGGTCTTGGCACGAGTGTCTCTTCCTGTAAGAGAAATAGGTGTGAGGGGCACATTTACAAACCAAATGATCAGTTCAAGTCAAAGCACTCACTTTTCCTGGCGCAGCTTTGCTCACAGGAGCCAGAAGAGGGATGGCACACCGCTGTACTGCAATGGATGAAGATCTGAAAGAGAAAAGGGTTAAGCCATAGAATCCATTAAAAAGCAATATTAGGGGTTCAGGAAGAGCTGAGAGCATACCGTTTCCTGCAGAGGAGCTAGTGATGCTGGATCAACAAACGTGAACATCTTGACAACGAAGCGCTTGTAGTGGGTTGGGAACTGAAGACCAGAGGCTCCAGTCACAGGAACCAGTGCGGTCAGGTAACGGTCATCATAGTAAGGGCATCTGAAGAGGAAAGAGGCAGTTAGAGAGTTCCTCACAGCAGACTAGCTGGATAAAGACTGGCTGTAGACTCACCCATTAATCAGAAGATCCCACTGGGGTAGACTGAGTGGACTGGGGGTTGATGTCGCCCAACAACGTCCCAGCATCAGGACAAGGTTGGGGTCAGTCCTCTCCAGAATGCGCACCTCAACATACACAGGCTCTCGCAGGACTTTCGTGACGGGATAATCAGCAGCACCGTAGTAGGACGTGTAGGCCTCATCCCCTGAGGAACACTGGGGTTTAACCACAGTCTACTGCAACCTGGACTTTAAGACTGAAGACAAGTCTTACCTTCTGCGCAACCTTTGGTGACACATTGGCCATTGGCCAGTCTAAGCTCCACTCTGAGAGGTCCAGGAGCAGCTACTGGTGGAGGTGCAGGAACACTGTTGACCTCCACAACCAGAGCTTCCACAGCAGTACCAGAGTACCTACACTGGAAGAGAAGCCTGGACAACAAACGGTCAACTTGTAGAGTTTGTCAGAGATGGTACTTAAGATAAAGGGTATGAGTCACCTACTCAAAATGGCTGTCTCTCGTGATGGAACCAAACGGACCAACGCCTACTTCATACGAGGAGGTCATTCTGTTTTCATACACCACATATCCACTGTCCTCCTGCAAATATGAACACTGTTGGCATCCAGTCCATCATAAGCCATGCAGAATAAAGCCAGAAGCATCTCCTCACCATCATGCTCGTGCCACATGCGGTGACAGGGAACTGGTATATAGCAAAGAAAGGTGTAGAGTCCACAGGAGCGCAAGGCGGTTCACTTCCACCCACTAGACGGACCGAATCCAGACTCAGTCGAGGCAGCGTAACATCTCTAGCCACCACTACCACAAACTGACCATCTCTAATACACTGGACAGTCACTGGAATGACATACAAGAGTAGATTAATGTTGGTAACAAACATTAACAATTTTAACAGATGACATTCGAAACTCTTACCTGCTTTCCCATAGTAACACTGTTGTCCATTAAAGCAGCAGTTGATAGCCTCACACTCAGCACCACTGATACCAGGTTGTCCACATTGGATCTGCTCATAATCAGCTACAGCACATTTGTCAACAGGCTCAGCCTTCACTGGCTGCTGAAACTGAAACTTCTGAGCAGATTGTTGTTGAGCTGACTGTTGAAACCGATGGTCAGATGGCTGGAGCATCAGAGCTTGAGGATTCTGAGGCAGATTACCCCACTGCGGAACAGCATGACAGAATGCACAAAGTGCCAAAATCTGAGCCAGACACCAAACTCCAGCCATTGTTCAACAGCTAGTCACAATGCTGAGATGCTGGCCTTTGGCCTTTTTGTACTCTACAGATTCCAGCTAATTAATGATAGCTCCTCCCTCTTCATGAACATTGATGATTCTCCAGACATGcacaattgggagtttacatACAATTGGTTCTCAAAATTCAATATTCCTTAATATGCATAAAGGCATAAAGTTATATAACTTATAGAAGTAAGTATAACTTACTAACTTTACAATTTCTGGTATTATACAACAACTAGTATGGTAGCATGCATTTCAAATTCAGCCTTGGCCTTATACTTCATACTCCATTGGCTGAACAGGAACTGTTGATATTTTGACAGTGCAGAATAAAACTAGGGAGAATAAAATCCACTATacaatagacctttttcacagaaaccggaaatacgcaatcgcagggtatgcggacttcctgtgtaatgtcaacacagcagaaagccgggtaatttaaaattaaaatggagagcgtctacacaacttccctcgttggtttgccaaagataacttttgccgacctcaTAAGAGTCGTGTaagaaaactccgtcacaaagaggaacaaattggataaaggatatacatttttccactaagagtttatccgcgtttatacacgcttaacgtggcttaacgtacgtaaaaaacgaccaggaaaccccaaatttatgtcataccttacttggaacaaacactaactactgtcaaaagaacgagcccttattccacagataaagtgcataatatcacgtttttctcccccatagaagcccattataaggaaacagcttggtttaacttaccttaacagcgaccagggaagagcaaacttctgttaaatttcacttataataaacactttctgttctcaaaagaatgagctctcattcagcatataaagtgacccccccccccatagaagtccattatacaaaaaaaaaaaagcttaacgtggcttaaaattttacttataataaacactttcttctgtcaaaagaatgagctcttattgagcatataaagtgaataatatcacgcttttctccctatagaactccattaaggaaaaagcttaacatggtttgttataatggacttctatgggggcgatcactttatatgctgaattagagctcgttcttttgacagcagcaagtattcattataagtgaaatttaacataagtttggttttccctggtcgctgttgatgtacgtaaaccacgttaagctgtttccttataatgggcttcaatgggggagaaaacgcttaacgtgatattattcactttatctgtggaataagggcttgttcttttgatagtagttaatgtttgttccacgtaaggtttgacagaaacttggggtttcctgatcgttttttacatacattaagccacgttaagcgtttttcacgttgtttaactggttaccggcataccggggcggaaataggtttacacggcaattacgtatttccggcgcaaaatacggaagttgtgagaaaggtctattaaaAGAATTTGACTCTACTTTCAAAAGCACTCATAAGGCAGTGTAATTTTTCTAAATAACGTTCAAGTTACAGTTATTAACAGAGGACCTCTGCCATCTATGGTTTCAAATGGGATTTGGAAGATATCTAAATATGGTGAAACAACATTAATATCATCGCAGGTGAAACAAAACTGAGTGAAGTTTCTCTAACTATAGTAGTCaccatttgaagtggatcaaaaaaagtgCAAAGTTTTTCTAAGACAAggacaggtattgttttggttttagggcAACTTTGATCTACTTCAAACATTGACCACTGtatatttagatttaaaaaaatctgttgaAATGTgaacagataaaaacaaaaatagaaaaaaaacacaagtacTTTATTTGCAACTTTGTGCACCTAGTTTGGTTCCTTTTGACTCTTAAAAAAACTTTACCATAGATTTCTATAATCAGTTTGGGAGGACTTGTTTTGAAAGTTAACTAAAAGAACATTTTATAGAAGTATGCAAGTTCTTACAAAAGCATatatgaccctggatcacaaaaccagtcttaagtagcacaggtatatttttatcaatagccaacaatacattgtatgggtcaaaattatcagttgttctttaatgacaaaaatcattaagataaaGATCgcattccattaagatattttgtaaatttccaactgtaaatacaGCACaacttaatttgattagtaatacacattgctaagaactttatttggacaactttaaaggtaagtgtctttttttttgcaccatcacatacaactatttgaaaatctggtatcTCGGCGaaattgtcttatcctaacatatcaatagaaagcttatttattcatctttcagacttatgaatttatatatataaaaaaaaataattgacccttatgactggttttggggtctTTGGTCACACTATTCCAGAAAAATGCATGGAGACAAACATTCTGTATTTGGGCTTGTGAAAATTAATGGCAACACTTGTTCCCAAATTTCTACATTTGTCTTAGGAACAAATGTTAAACAGACTTCAGTGCAAATGGAGAAAAGCAATGTTGCTGGGGTGAGCCATCAAATGCCTCATCAGTATGGCCAAAGAAAACCAATTGGTCTCAAAAGGGATTTGGATCATGGCTGACAATCACCAAGAAGCAGGAACACATGTTAACCTTGTCCAGATAACACCACATGGGTTTATAGCACAGAATTTGAAGACTCATAGCTCTCAACTGGAAACCAAAATTAGACCATTTGTGTCCAAGCTCCCCCAACTTCCCTACTGAAGCTTGAGAAGTCGTTTAGCCAAATTAAACAAGTTTTGTAGCCGCTCAGTTTGGCAAGACGCCAGTTCAATCAGAATACAAGACCTGGCTACAGCAAGTGGAGCTGTAGTTTAGACGGATGTCTCTGAAGTAAAACGTTTGACACtcagctgatttaaaaaaaaaaaaaaaaaaaaaaaaaaaaaaaaaaaaaaaaaaaaaaaaaaacacacaacacacacacccaCCCAAGCCAGAGATAGGAGTTTCATGCAGTTTATTAAAAGCATGAAATTTACATGACTAATGTAACTTCTCCACTAGAAACCACAGTCTCTCCACTAGAGATGGTTTTGATGTGAGTGTCTCTTCCTGCAAGAAAAGGAGAAAAAGTGTGAGGAGCATTTAAAAGAAACGGATGAAGTTAATCAAGTCACAGCAAGCACTCACTCTTCCTGCTGCAGCTTTGCT
The window above is part of the Garra rufa chromosome 13, GarRuf1.0, whole genome shotgun sequence genome. Proteins encoded here:
- the LOC141348524 gene encoding zona pellucida sperm-binding protein 4-like, which gives rise to MSGVWSVVQILALCAFCHAVPQWGNLPQNPQALMLQPSDHRFQQSAQQQSAQQVPQKFQLQQPVKAEPVDKCAVADYEQIQCGQPGISGAECEAINCCFNGQQCYYGKAVTVQCIRDGQFVVVVARDVTLPRLSLDSVRLVGGSEPPCAPVDSTPFFAIYQFPVTACGTSMMEDSGYVVYENRMTSSYEVGVGPFGSITRDSHFELLFQCRYSGTAVEALVVEVNSVPAPPPVAAPGPLRVELRLANGQCVTKGCAEGDEAYTSYYGAADYPVTKVLREPVYVEVRILERTDPNLVLMLGRCWATSTPSPLSLPQWDLLIDGCPYYDDRYLTALVPVTGASGLQFPTHYKRFVVKMFTFVDPASLAPLQETIFIHCSTEVCHPSSGSCEQSCSRKRRDTHIKTISSGETVVSSGEVTLVM
- the LOC141348525 gene encoding zona pellucida sperm-binding protein 4-like, translated to MAGVWCLAQILALCAFCHAVPQWGNLPQNPQALMLQPSDHRFQQSAQQQSAQKFQFQQPVKAEPVDKCAVADYEQIQCGQPGISGAECEAINCCFNGQQCYYGKAVTVQCIRDGQFVVVVARDVTLPRLSLDSVRLVGGSEPPCAPVDSTPFFAIYQFPVTACGTSMMEDSGYVVYENRMTSSYEVGVGPFGSITRDSHFELLFQCRYSGTAVEALVVEVNSVPAPPPVAAPGPLRVELRLANGQCVTKGCAEGDEAYTSYYGAADYPVTKVLREPVYVEVRILERTDPNLVLMLGRCWATSTPSPLSLPQWDLLINGCPYYDDRYLTALVPVTGASGLQFPTHYKRFVVKMFTFVDPASLAPLQETIFIHCSTAVCHPSSGSCEQSCARKRRDTRAKTISSGQTVSSGEVTLVL